In the genome of Halodesulfovibrio sp. MK-HDV, the window CTTGAACACGTACGCAAAAACTATCCCGGCCTTCCGGTTCTTATTATGACCGCCTTTGGCACCATCCAAAGCGCTGTTGAAGTTATGCGTACCGGTGCGTTCGATTATATCGCCAAGCCGTTTTCAAATGATGAACTACTGCTTTCTGTGCAGAATGCCGTTGAGCTTTCTCAGGCACGCCAGAATTACCAGTTGCTCACAGAAAATTTTCAGACCCGATACGGTCGCAACAACATCATCGGTAAGAGCAGCGCCATTCGCTCTGTTCTTTCCCTCGTTGACCGCGCAGCCCCAAGCAAATCCACAGTTCTCATCTCTGGTGAGTCCGGTACAGGTAAAGAGCTTGTCGCTCGCGCTATTCACTTTTCGTCACCACGTAAGAGCGCACCGTTTATCAGCGTAAACTGCATGGCGCTCAACCCCAGCCTGCTGGAAAGCGAACTTTTCGGGCACGAAAAAGGCTCCTTCACTGGTGCAATCGCTTTAAAACGAGGCCGCTTTGAGCTTGCTGACACAGGAACCCTGTTCCTTGATGAAATAGGTGAACTCTCTCACGACATGCAGGTTAAGCTCTTGCGTGTTTTGCAGGAACGCCGTGTTGAACGCGTGGGTGGTACAGAAGAAATTGAAGTGGATATCCGTATCGTTGCCGCGACAAACAAAGATCTTCTGGAAGAAGTAAAAAAAGGCAACTTCCGCGAAGATCTTTACTACCGCCTCAATGTTGTTCACATGCAGATCCCGCCTTTACGTGAACGTCGCGAGGACATCCCGCTTCTGGTAGCTCACTTTATTGAAAAAATTTCAGAGCAGCAGGAAGTAACAGAGCGAACCTTCACCGTTGAGGCTCTCGACTATCTTTCCG includes:
- a CDS encoding sigma-54 dependent transcriptional regulator, which translates into the protein MKKKKHLLVIDDEKNYLLVLEALLTDTGYKVTALNDPETALTFLEESDVDVVLTDMKMPKISGAEVLEHVRKNYPGLPVLIMTAFGTIQSAVEVMRTGAFDYIAKPFSNDELLLSVQNAVELSQARQNYQLLTENFQTRYGRNNIIGKSSAIRSVLSLVDRAAPSKSTVLISGESGTGKELVARAIHFSSPRKSAPFISVNCMALNPSLLESELFGHEKGSFTGAIALKRGRFELADTGTLFLDEIGELSHDMQVKLLRVLQERRVERVGGTEEIEVDIRIVAATNKDLLEEVKKGNFREDLYYRLNVVHMQIPPLRERREDIPLLVAHFIEKISEQQEVTERTFTVEALDYLSGYEWPGNIRQLENVIERCLVLGTGTDISVDDLPPEVRDEESQLKSAVDLLPVQLDLSDTLEKIEAALIRRALARGNFVQVKAAESLGISKSLLQYKLKKYNITGH